A section of the Oryzias latipes chromosome 8, ASM223467v1 genome encodes:
- the dctn5 gene encoding dynactin subunit 5 — translation MELSEILYNKAEYIETASGNKVSRQSVLCGSQNIVLNGKTIVMNDCIIRGDLANVRVGRHCVIKSRSVIRPPFKKFSKGVAFFPLHIGDHVFIEEDCVVNAAQIGSYVHIGKNCVIGRRCVLKDCCKILDNTVLPPETVVPPFTVFSGCPGLFSGELPECTQDLMMDVTKSYYQKFLPLSQI, via the exons ATGGAATTGTCCGAAATATTATACAACAAAGCGGAATATATCGAAACG GCTTCTGGCAACAAGGTGAGCAGGCAGTCGGTGTTGTGCGGAAGTCAGAACATCGTCCTTAATggcaaa ACTATTGTCATGAATGACTGCATCATCAGGGGAGACCTTGCCAACGTCAGAGTGGGGAGACACTGTGTCATTAAAAGCCGGAGTGTTATTCGACCCCCTTTCAAGAAGTTTAGCAAAGG AGTGGCGTTCTTTCCACTGCACATCGGAGACCATGTCTTCATAGAGGAGGATTGCGTggtcaacgctgcgcagatcggCTCCTATGTCCACATTGGCAAAAATTGTGTTATA GGCCGGCGTTGTGTCCTAAAAGACTGTTGTAAGATCCTAGACAACACTGTACTTCCTCCAGAGACAGTAGTCCCACCTTTCACAGTCTTTTCAGGATGTCCAG gtCTGTTCTCAGGAGAACTCCCAGAATGCACACAGGACCTGATGATGGATGTAACCAAGAGCTACTACCAGAAATTCCTCCCTCTCAGCCAGATCTGA
- the LOC101165062 gene encoding UPF0472 protein C16orf72 homolog produces the protein MEEKKEDGDSEIQEHGPEHWFSKWERQCLAEAEQRDLSEEEADNNQDKLWHLFQNSATAVAQLYKDRVCHQQGLSLWVPFQNAATAVTNIYKESVEAHQRSFDRGIQIGHQRRNKDMLAWVKKRRRTIRREDLISFLCGKLPPHRSSRTNSRLAVVAPSRANSPVETGSSVEADLEPFREAIALHGLSGAMASISVRSGAPGSPTHVSGSSSNAGGGGSSGSGSVCRGRRNGLQDVDLNTFISEEMALHLDSTGSASAGGGVTRKRNSTQCSDVITDSPTHKRNRMI, from the exons ATGGAGGAGAAGAAAGAAGACGGAGATTCGGAAATACAGGAACACGGACCCGAGCACTGGTTCTCAAAATGGGAGCGGCAGTGTTTGGCCGAAGCAGAGCAAAGAGACCTAAGCGAAGAGGAGGCCGACAACAACCAGGATAAACTGTGGCATCTGTTTCAGAACTCTGCTACTGCTGTCGCACAGTTGTATAAAG ACAGGGTTTGCCATCAGCAGGGCCTGTCATTGTGGGTGCCATTTCAGAATGCAGCTACAGCAGTGACCAACATTTACAAAG AGAGTGTAGAAGCCCACCAGAGAAGTTTTGATCGGGGTATCCAGATTGGCCACCAACGCCGAAATAAG GACATGTTGGCATGGGTGAAAAAGCGCAGAAGAACCATCAGAAGAGAGGATCTCATCAGTTTCTTGTGCGGCAAATTGCCTCCTCATAGGAGTAGCAGGACCAACTCTCGACTGGCTGTGGTGGCCCCCAGCCGGGCCAATTCACCTGTGGAGACCGGCTCATCTGTGGAAGCAGACCTGGAGCCTTTCAGAGAGGCCATAGCTCTGCATG GTCTGAGTGGGGCCATGGCGAGCATTAGCGTGCGCTCTGGTGCTCCGGGCTCCCCCACCCATGTAAGCGGGAGCAGCAGTAACGCAGGCGGAGGGGGCTCTTCTGGCTCTGGATCAGTGTGTCGCGGCAGGCGCAACGGTCTCCAGGACGTGGACCTGAACACTTTCATCTCAGAGGAGATGGCACTGCATCTAGACTCTACAGGCTCCGCCTCTGCTGGAGGGGGAGTGACCAGGAAACGAAACTCCACCCAGTGTAGTGATGTAATCACAGACTCTCCCACTCACAAACGCAACAGGATGATCTGA